In Flavobacterium gelatinilyticum, a genomic segment contains:
- the traK gene encoding conjugative transposon protein TraK, with translation MEFKTLRNIENSFQQIRLYAILFAVLCALVTGYALWRSYGFAEQQRQKIYVLDNGKSLMLALAQDASINRPVEAREHVRRFHELFFTLAPDKNAIESNMKRAFSLADKSAFNYYKDLLEKGYYNRIISGNVQQRIEMDSVVCNFETYPYVVRSYAKQIIIRSSNVTKRSLVTTCLLVNSVRSDNNPQGFNIERFAVVENRDMEVIKR, from the coding sequence ATGGAATTTAAAACACTCAGAAACATAGAAAACAGTTTTCAGCAAATCAGGCTGTATGCCATCTTATTTGCCGTGCTCTGTGCACTAGTGACCGGATACGCGCTTTGGAGATCGTATGGTTTCGCCGAGCAGCAGCGCCAGAAAATTTATGTGTTGGACAATGGCAAATCACTCATGCTCGCACTTGCTCAGGACGCTTCGATCAACCGTCCTGTGGAAGCCCGAGAGCACGTAAGGCGTTTTCACGAGCTGTTCTTTACCCTGGCGCCCGACAAAAATGCCATTGAAAGTAATATGAAAAGGGCATTTAGCCTTGCCGATAAAAGTGCCTTTAACTACTACAAGGACCTTTTGGAAAAAGGTTATTACAACCGGATTATATCAGGCAATGTACAGCAGCGTATCGAAATGGACAGCGTGGTCTGCAATTTTGAGACTTACCCTTATGTGGTGCGGAGCTATGCAAAGCAGATTATCATACGTTCGAGTAATGTAACCAAAAGAAGTCTGGTTACCACATGCCTACTGGTTAACTCGGTGCGCTCGGACAATAATCCGCAGGGCTTTAATATTGAAAGGTTTGCGGTGGTTGAAAACAGGGATATGGAAGTCATCAAACGTTAA